The following coding sequences are from one Triticum dicoccoides isolate Atlit2015 ecotype Zavitan chromosome 4A, WEW_v2.0, whole genome shotgun sequence window:
- the LOC119283386 gene encoding WAT1-related protein At1g68170-like, translating to MRIVGVGSVLEAARPVAAMVVVEFVFSAMQIFIKLALDDGMDVRVLVAYRPMFGAAFLCPIAFLVERKKRPPLTIKVVTGLFLCGLFGVTMNQNLLVLAIKLTNLTTIVTALSNLTPQATFIVAILSRMETLKLRKPSGQAKLAGTLVGLGGAMLLTFYKGPEMGFLHRLAHTGLSHASGDRQLRPQPAAGSRILGSFLAIAGCFSYAIWLTIQAKVVQVYPCHYSIAALVCVFGAVQSTLLTLCIHRDADHWRLGLNIRLYASAFAGIVASGSAFPLMSWCLQEKGPLYVAMFGPLIIVFVAVMSSVVLNEALHIGIVLGAVLIVAGLYMVLWGKAKEEDEQEADAPKLVGQDDVLGKESVPQANREVNEENKDFRLVIVRSTVNSIANNRLYGVAM from the exons ATGAGGATCGTTGGAGTAGGCAGCGTGCTGGAGGCCGCTCGACCGGTGGcggcgatggtggtggtggagttcGTCTTCTCGGCTAtgcagatcttcatcaagctcgcgCTCGACGACGGCATGGACGTCCGTGTCCTCGTCGCCTACAGGCCCATGTTCGGCGCCGCGTTCCTCTGCCCCATCGCCTTCCTCGTCGAGAG GAAGAAACGTCCACCACTAACCATCAAGGTTGTGACAGGGTTATTCTTGTGTGGACTGTTCGG AGTCACCATGAACCAGAACCTGTTGGTGCTTGCCATCAAGCTGACGAATTTGACGACCATCGTCACAGCTCTCAGCAACCTCACCCCTCAAGCTACCTTCATCGTCGCAATCCTGAGCAG GATGGAGACTTTGAAGCTCAGAAAGCCCAGCGGTCAAGCGAAACTGGCGGGAACCCTGGTCGGCCTGGGCGGCGCGATGCTGCTGACGTTCTACAAGGGCCCGGAGATGGGGTTCCTCCACCGTCTGGCGCACACCGGGCTCAGCCACGCCAGCGGCGATCGCCAGCTCCGGCCGCAGCCGGCCGCGGGTTCTCGGATTCTCGGCTCGTTTCTCGCCATCGCCGGCTGCTTCAGCTATGCGATCTGGCTCACCATCCAGGCCAAGGTCGTCCAGGTCTACCCGTGCCACTACTCCATCGCCGCTCTGGTGTGCGTCTTCGGCGCGGTCCAGTCGACGCTGCTCACGCTCTGCATCCACAGGGACGCCGACCACTGGAGGCTCGGGCTCAACATCAGGCTCTACGCGTCGGCTTTCGCG GGTATCGTGGCGTCCGGGTCCGCCTTCCCGCTCATGTCGTGGTGCCTGCAGGAGAAAGGACCCCTCTACGTCGCCATGTTCGGACCTCTCATCATCGTCTTCGTCGCCGTCATGAGCTCCGTCGTCCTTAACGAGGCCCTGCACATCGGAAT CGTACTTGGTGCTGTGCTAATCGTGGCGGGGCTGTACATGGTGCTATGGGGCAAGGCCAAAGAGGAAGATGAACAAGAAGCCGATGCGCCAAAACTTGTTGGTCAAGACGACGTGCTGGGCAAGGAGTCCGTTCCACAGGCTAACCGTGAAGTTAATGAGGAAAATAAAGactttaggctagtcatagtgaga AGCACGGTTAATAGCATAGCCAACAACAGGTTATATGGAGTTGCCATGTGA